TTAAATGTTTAATTTATCTAATAAATAGATTTTCAAAATCCGTTTTTATAATCATGAACTATTACTAAATATTATTCATTTCTCGAATGAAAGTTACGGTCTGATTAACAGATTTTGCAATACAATTGTGAAGCATATCACAACTCGTAGTGGTTATCGTTTTGTTATTAATCAAATTTTACCGATTAACTTAAATCTTGTGGCTCGATATCTAATGACCAACGTACCTTTTTCGCCAGCGGTAATTGCGCGATAACCGGTTTGGCTGCAGTGATGATTTTTTGCATCTGTGGTCTTGAGGGAACTTGAAGCATGAGTTGCCAGCGCGCTTTTCCTGCGCGTTTTGCTATCGGTGCTGGGGTTGGACCTAGCACCATGCAAGCGCTATCAAACAGTGGATGAGCTTCTAATGAGTAACGAACCTGACGTAAGAAGGTCTCGACGTCATTGCTGTTATTGGCCTCGGCGCGAACTAGGGTTAGGAAGCTAAATGGAGGCAACTGTGCCAGTTTACGCTCTTCAATCACGGTCTCGGCAAAATGGCGATAATCTTTATGAAGTAGGCTTTGCAGCAGTGGGTGCTCTGGGTGGTGAGTTTGCAGCAGCACTTCACCCGGCTTGCTCGCGCGTCCCGCACGCCCAGCAACTTGAATAAACAGCTGCGCTAAACGCTCTGACGCGCGAAAATCGCTGCTATAGAGTGAGCCATCGACATCGAGTAGAGCGACCAATGTGACGTTAGGGAAGTGGTGTCCTTTGGCTAGCATCTGGGTACCAATCAAGATCTGGTACTCATTGTTCTTGATGGCATTGAGCGCCGCTTCTAGGCTGCCTTTGCGTCTGGTGCTGTCTCGGTCAATACGAATGGTATTGTATTCAGGAAACAGGCTTTCAAGCTGAGCTTCAAGCTGCTCTGTCCCGACGCCCACGGTAACCAATTGATGCGAGCCGCAACCCTCACACTGATGAACAATAGGGCGCTGTGAACCACAATGGTGGCAGCGGATCTCGTTACTCGACTGATGATAGGTGTAATAGGCATCACAGCGGTGACACTCTGCTGTCCAGCCACATTCGTGGCACATCAGGGCTGGGCTAAATCCACGGCGGTTGAGGAATAACATCACCTGGTTGCCCGCTTCTAAATGGCGGCGCAGCTCAGCAATCAGTGGCGCTGATAGTCCGGCTTCTAGAAACTGACCTTTGACGTCAATGACTTTATTGGTCGTCGGCACCGCAAGTCCTGCTCGTTGGCTCAGAATTAAATGATGATACTTGCCTGCCAGCGCATTTTGCAGCGTTTCGATAGATGGCGTGGCAGAGCCAAGAATAATCGGGATCTGCTCTTTGTTAGCACGCATTACCGCGACGTCACGGGCATGGTAACGCAGGCTGTCTTGCTGCTTGTATGAGGTGTCGTGCTCCTCGTCGACAATAATAATGCCGAGGTCGGCAAATGGCGTAAGTAGCGCCGAGCGCGTACCGATAACAATACCCGCCACTTTGTCGCGTGCACTTAACCACGCGTTGAGTCGCTCCGTATCATTAAGACCAGAGTGGACAACCTCAATGGGCACATTAAAACGTTTACGAAAGCGATTGATGGTTTGCGGAGTAAGGCCAATCTCCGGCACCAACACCAAAGCTTGCTGTCCGCGCTCCAGTATGGGCTTAATCATCTGCAGGTAGACTTCAGTCTTGCCTGAACCCGTGACGCCTTCAAGCAGGTAGCAGCCAAACTCAGTCTGACTGTTAACCGACGCTATCGCCACGGCTTGTTCGGCATTCAAGCGAAGATCGACAGGATCGTTGCAGATCGCCTCTGGCCAATGAGTGGGTTGCGTCTGTCTCTCTATCGACGTGATCCAGCCTTTTTCCGTCAGTGTCTTAAGGACGCTAGTGCTGACGTCACTGTCGATAAACAGCTGATGCGAACACGGACCAGATTCCAACATATGCATGACTTTGGCTTGCTTCACCGCTCGCCCAAAGCCAGACATTAATTGAGTCTTGCCAGCTTCTGTGATCTGCCACTCCACGGTTGCGGCAAATTCAGCTGGCTTGCCTTTTCTAAGAGCTGCGGGTAGGGCGTTACTCAAGGTGTCGCCGAGTGGATGCTGGTAATAAAGGCTGCACCATGAGATAAGGTCAAAAAGAGGTTTAGACCAAACCGGCGCGGTATCTAATGCTGCTTTTATCGGCTTGAGTTTGTCTATTGGAAACTCAGACTCATGGCTAAACTGCATCACAATACCGACGAGCGTTTTTGGTCCAAATGGAACAGATACGCGCCCGCCAACCACAGGAAAAAGGTGGGCAGGGACGAGGTAGTCAAACTGTTTATCAAGTGGGACTGGAAGAGCCACTCGAGCGACATTTGGGCGCATAGTTAGGTCGATATTGATAAAGAAGACGTCTATTCTAACGGTATGGGTCGCCTTGTATAGACTGGATAATCAATTTATCGGCTAAGGCTCACCGAAGGTGGCGAAAAAAGTCGCAATTTTAGTTGATTCCCTTGGCACTATTCATTACTATACTGCGCCTTGATGGCATGGCTTCTTGCTTTCATATTGAAAAGCAAAGCGATGGTATCATCTATTTATTAACTACGTGTGGTGTCCGGCTTAGAATCGGATGGCGACACGGCCTAAATTATTGAGGTTTCCCATGAAAGCTGGTATCCACCCAGAATACAAAGCTGTAACAGCAACTTGCTCTTGCGGCAACACATTCGAATTCAACTCTACTCTAGGTAAAGATTCTATCCACCTAGACGTATGTGACAAGTGCCACCCATTCTACACTGGTAAGCAACGTATCGTTGATACTGGCGGCCGTGTTGATCGCTTCAACAAGCGTTTCGGTGCTCTATCTAGCAAGAAGTAATTATTACTTTTGCAGATTAAAAAAGGACGCTTCGGCGTCCTTTTTGCTTTTTAGCTGTTTGTTTACCTGTCAACATCCGCTTGCATAACGTGCTACCTATCTCTACTTTTTTCTTCGCTTCGTCCCTTCCATCCATTCAAAAGCCTAATAAACTCGCGTAGTATTAGTCCGTCAGAGTAATGAACATCAGAGATACCTCCTCTCCGTTCAAATGTACCCACTCTGTGTGTGTAACCCTTTAGAAGCAACGCGAATAAAAATAAACGGGCTTATACTCATAACAACATCACTTAAGTAACTAATCAGTCTTATAAAAGCAGGATAGCTAACCATGTCCGATGACCATCAAATTGACGAATTTCGCCAGCAAGCGCTTGATTACCATGCCAACCCTGTACCTGGAAAAATCGAAGTAGCATTAACTAAACCCGCCAACTCAGCAGCTGATCTCGCACTGGCCTACAGCCCTGGTGTTGCAGAACCTGTGCGTGAAATCGCGCAAAATGCCGAGAATGTTTATAAATACACTGCGAAAGGCAATATGGTCGCAGTGATCTCTAACGGTACCGCAATCCTAGGTCTCGGTAACCTAGGTCCAATGGCTTCTAAGCCAGTTATGGAAGGTAAAGCCTTACTGTTTAAACGCTTCGCGGGCCTAGATTCCATTGATATTGAAGTAAAACACCGCACTATCGATGAGTTCGTAGATACGGTTGCGAACATCTCAGACACCTTTGGTGGTATTAACCTAGAAGATATTAAGGCACCAGACTGTTTTGAGATTGAACGACGCCTTATCGAGCGTTGTGATGTGCCGGTATTCCACGATGACCAGCACGGTACGGCGATTGTTACTGCTGCAGGCATGCTCAACGCTATCGAGCTTCAGGGCAAAGATCTGAAAGAAACCACTATTGTCTGTCTAGGTGCAGGCGCGGCGGCGATCGCGTGTATGGAGCTGTTGATCAAATGTGGCGCGATGCGTGAGAAGATCTACATGCTGGATCGCAAAGGTGTGATCCACACTCGTCGTGACGATCTTAACGAATACAAAGAGCTGTTTGCCAACAACACTGATAAGCGCACGCTAGAAGATGTGATCGAAGGCGCGGACCTATTCTTAGGTGTATCGGGTCCTGATTTGTTGCCACCAGAAGCACTTAAGCTGATGGCGGACAAGCCAATCGTATTTGCGTGTTCAAACCCAGATCCAGAAATCAAACCTGAGCTTGCTCATCAGGTTCGTGATGACCTAATTATGGGTACAGGTCGTTCAGACTACCCGAACCAGGTAAACAACGTGCTGTGTTTCCCGTTTATCTTCCGTGGCGCTCTTGATGTGCGTGCAAGTGAGATTAATGATGAGATGAAACTGGCAGCGGTAGAAGCGATTCGTGAGCTAGCGAAAGAACCTGTACCACAAGACGTACTTAATGCCGCGGGTGTTGAGGCGTTGACCTTTGGTAAGGACTACATCATTCCAAAACCAATGGATCCACGTTTGCTTCCTCGTGTGGCTAAAGCGGTAGCGAAAGCCGCGGTTGAATCTGGTGTGGCTCGTATTGAGTTGCCTGATAGCTATATGGCTTAAGGTTGTTAGTTTAGAGGTGTTGGTGCAAGCCAAGTGCTCTAAAACGAAAAAAGAGGGTCGTGATGACCCTCTTTTTTTATGATTTGATTTACTTACTCTTCATCAAACGCTTCAAACTCAATCCCCATCGCCGTCATCAGCTCTTTCGCTTCTGTTGGGATATCATCAGGACGGTCTTTTCTTAAATCTTCGTCGGTTGGAAGCGGCTGGCCAGTGTAGGCGTGCAGGAAAGCTTCGCACAAGAGTTCACTGTTGGTTGCATGGCGTAGGTTATTGATTTGGCGACGAGTACGCTCATCGGTCAATACCTTTAGCACCTTCAGCGGGATAGACACTGTGATTTTTTTTACCTGCTCGCTTTTCTTACCGTGCTCCGCATATGGGCTAATGTATTCACCATTCCAATCTGCCATTACACACCTTCGCTCTGTTAATCATAAATAGTAGTAATAAGAATGCTGCAATTTTAGCGGGATTTACTGCCATAAGCAAAGACATATAGACGTCTAGAAGTGTTGACGTCTCACATTTTGGAAAGTAAAGTGGGGCAACGAATGTGGACATTTATTTTAATGCAATGTTAATTCTTTAACGTTTGTGGCGTTTGCCGGTTCCCATATTACCGGTAAAAGTAGACACTGTGGTTACACCAACTAGCCATGCGATCTGAGAAAGGAAGTTTCTATGAGCAATCGGAAGCCAGCGACAATAGCCGTACGTACTGGTATCGAATCGGATACCCAGCATCACGCTGTGGTGCCACCTATTTATCTCTCTACTAACTATGGTTTCCCTGCGTTTGGGGAAGTGCCGACTTACGATTACACCCGCTCAGGAAACCCAAACCGAGGTTTGTTAGAAACTGCTTTGTATGAGCTGGAGTCTGGTAAAGGCGCGGTAGTGACGAACTGTGGTACTTCTGCACTCAATCTTTGGGTTTCTGCTTTCTTAGGTCCAGAAGACACAATTATTGCTCCCCATGACTGTTATGGTGGCACGTACCGCTTGTTCAACACGCGTGCGCAAAAAGGTGACTTCAAGGTTAATTTTGTCGACCAAAGTGACGAGCAAGCCTTCGATGCTGCGCTTGAGCAAAAACCAAAACTTATCTTGCTTGAAACGCCGTCTAACCCACTTGTGCGTGTTGTCGATATTGCCGCCGTGTGTGAAAAAGCGAAAAAGGTCGGTGCGCTTGTAGCAGTAGACAATACCTTTTTGACACCTGTGTACCAAAAGCCTCTCGAGCTTGGCGCAGACTTTGTGATTCACTCAACGACCAAGTATATCAACGGTCACTCTGACGTGATTGGTGGCGTGGTGATCACCAAAACGGAAGAGCATGCAGAAGAGCTCGCATGGTGGGGCAACTGCATCGGTGCGACGGGTACGCCTTTTGATAGCTACATGACTTTGCGCGGTATTCGTACCCTTGGCGCACGTATGCGCGTCCATGAAGAAAGCTCGCAACAGATCCTAGATTTTCTTAAGCCGCAACCATTGGTAAAAGTGATTTATCACCCAAGCCTGCCTGAGCACCCTGGTCATGAGATTGCTAAGAAGCAGCAGTCTGGCTTTGGCTCTATGTTGAGCTTTGAGTTCGCGGGTAGCTTTGAGCAGCTTAAGTACTTTGTTGGTGAGCTAGAGCTATTCTCGCTCGCAGAGTCTCTTGGCGGCGTCGAAAGTCTGATTTGTCACCCAGCGTCTATGACGCACCGTGCGATGGGCGAAGAAGCACTAGCCGAAGCGGGCGTTTCTCAGCAGCTCCTTCGCCTCTCTGTTGGTCTAGAGGACGCGCAAGATCTGATTGATGACCTTGCCCAAGCGTTTGAGAAAGCATCTGCATTTAAAGGATAAGCCGGCATGAGTCAAAGCAGTACCCTGAATAACAAACAAGGTAAGCAGTTGCACAAATTTGGCGGCAGCAGCTTAGCGGACCCTGAATGTTATCGCCGTGTGGTCTCTATCTTAAAGGACTACTCTAATGAAGAAGACCTTATCGTGGTCTCGGCGGCGGGTAAAACCACTAACCGTCTAATCGAATTTCTAGATGCGCTCAATAAAGATGGGCGCATTGCGCACGAGCACCTACAGGCGCTTCGTCAGTTTCAGACTGAGCTGGTGGAGTCACTACTAACAGGTGAAGAAGCCGAAGGTCTTGTGTCTCAGTTACACGATGAGTTTAGCACGCTTGGTGAGCTTAGCTATCCGCTCACAGACGCTGAGCGCGCATCGGTACTAGGACATGGCGAGGTGTGGTCTTCACGTCTACTGGCAGCACTGCTTAGACAGAGCGATTTGCCTGCAGTGGCACAAGACGCAAGAGCCTTCCTTCGCGCTGAGTTCGGCACTCAGCCAGAGGTAGACCGCGCTAAATCGTACCCGCTGATCAAAGAAGTATTGGCGCAACATGCGCATCACCGTGTCGTGATCACTGGCTTTATGGCGCAAAGTGAATGCGGCGAAACCGTGCTGCTGGGTCGTAATGGCTCTGACTATTCTGCTACTGTCATTGGCGCATTGGCGGAAGTGTCATGCGTGACGATTTGGAGTGACGTGGCAGGTGTGTACAGCGCGGATCCACGCGTGGTGAGCGATGCATGTCTATTGCCTTTGCTGCGTTTAGATGAAGCCAGCGAATTGGCACGTCTTGCAGCACCTGTATTGCACAGTCGTACGCTTCAGCCTGTTGCTCAAAGCGCGATGGACTTGAATCTACGCTGTAGCTATCAGCCTGAGTCCGGGTCAACACGCATTGAGCGTGTGCTTGCATCGGGGCGCGGCGCAAAAATTATCACGTCACTCGATGAAGTACTGCTTATTGAACTGGCATTTGGTGCGGGTCACGATTTTGAACGTGCACAGACTGAAGTGCTTAATAGTCTTAAGCGCGCACAGTTGGCACCGTTAGCGTTTGAAGCGCAGGCGGACCAATCTAGAATTCGCCTTGCTTATACCGCGGAAATTGCCTCTGGCGCGCTTACTGAGCTGCAAGACCTAGCGATTGAAGCGGAAATTAAGCTAAAAGAAGGCTATTCCATGCTGGCTGCGGTAGGGGCGGGCGTGACTAAAAATGCCAATCACTGTTTTGGCTTCTATCAGCAACTTAAACATGCGCCAGTTGAGTTCATCTCCGAAGCTGAGTCGCAATTGAGTCTTGCAGCTGTGCTACGTAAGTCAGACATTCAACCTCTCGTGAAGTCGGTCCATACTCAGCTATTCCAAGCGCAAAAGCGTGTTGCGGTGGCGCTGTGCGGTAAGGGCAATATTGGCTCAAGCTGGTTATCTCTATTTAAAGAGCAGAAAAGCGAGCTCGAGAAACGCCGTGGTATGAGTTTCAACTTAGTCGCAGTTATCGATAGCCAGACTTATTGGTTTGATGAAGATGGCATCGACGAGCAGCAGGTGCTCGCGCGCTATGAAGATGAAGCGATTGAATACCAAGGTGACATCTGGCTACAGCGCCTAGCGGCACTTCAAGGCTACGACGAAGGCGTGGTGTTAGACGTAACAGCGAGTGCGGCACTGGCGGAAAGATACGTCAGCATCGCAGAGCATGGTCTCCACCTTATCTCAGCAAACAAGGTTGCGGGCTCTGCTCCAAGTAATGACTATCACGCCGTGCAAGATGCGTTTTCGAAAACCGGTCGTCACTGGCTCTACAATGCCACTGTGGGCGCGGGGTTACCAATAAACCATACCGTTCGTGACCTTCGTGAAAGTGGTGATGATATCGTTGCGCTTTCAGGGATATTCTCAGGCACCTTGTCGTGGTTGTTCCAGCAGTTTGACGGCTCTGTACCATTTGCTGAGCTTGTCGACCTAGCGTGGCAGCAGGGCTTAACCGAGCCGGACCCTCGCTCAGATCTTGATGGCTCTGATGTGATGCGTAAGCTCGTTATCTTAGCTCGTGAATCGGGGCTCGATATCGAGCCTGACGCCGTCGAAGTGGAATCTTTGGTTCCTGAAGAGCTTGCTGAGCTATCGCTAGAGGGCTTCTTTGAGAAAGCCACACTGCTTAGTGAGATCTTGCAAGAGCGTTTAGAGAAGGCTCAACGTGAAGACAAAGTGCTGCGATACGTTGCTCGTTTAGATCGACAAGGTAAGGCTCGTGTAGGGATTGAAGCGCTATCGAAAGAGCATGCGCTGGCAAACCTTTTACCTTGCGACAATATCTTTGCGATTGAGAGTAAGTGGTACAAAGATAATCCGTTGGTTATTCGTGGTCCTGGTGCTGGGCGTGAAGTGACGGCTGGAGCGATTCAGTCGGATTTGAATTTGATGTCGAGCTTTTTTTGATTGATAGCTTTTAAGAGCAAAAGCAAAAGCAAAAGCAAAAGCAAAAGCAAAAGCAAAAGCAAAAGCA
This window of the Vibrio maritimus genome carries:
- the metJ gene encoding met regulon transcriptional regulator MetJ, with the protein product MADWNGEYISPYAEHGKKSEQVKKITVSIPLKVLKVLTDERTRRQINNLRHATNSELLCEAFLHAYTGQPLPTDEDLRKDRPDDIPTEAKELMTAMGIEFEAFDEE
- a CDS encoding malic enzyme-like NAD(P)-binding protein; translated protein: MSDDHQIDEFRQQALDYHANPVPGKIEVALTKPANSAADLALAYSPGVAEPVREIAQNAENVYKYTAKGNMVAVISNGTAILGLGNLGPMASKPVMEGKALLFKRFAGLDSIDIEVKHRTIDEFVDTVANISDTFGGINLEDIKAPDCFEIERRLIERCDVPVFHDDQHGTAIVTAAGMLNAIELQGKDLKETTIVCLGAGAAAIACMELLIKCGAMREKIYMLDRKGVIHTRRDDLNEYKELFANNTDKRTLEDVIEGADLFLGVSGPDLLPPEALKLMADKPIVFACSNPDPEIKPELAHQVRDDLIMGTGRSDYPNQVNNVLCFPFIFRGALDVRASEINDEMKLAAVEAIRELAKEPVPQDVLNAAGVEALTFGKDYIIPKPMDPRLLPRVAKAVAKAAVESGVARIELPDSYMA
- a CDS encoding bifunctional aspartate kinase/homoserine dehydrogenase II gives rise to the protein MSQSSTLNNKQGKQLHKFGGSSLADPECYRRVVSILKDYSNEEDLIVVSAAGKTTNRLIEFLDALNKDGRIAHEHLQALRQFQTELVESLLTGEEAEGLVSQLHDEFSTLGELSYPLTDAERASVLGHGEVWSSRLLAALLRQSDLPAVAQDARAFLRAEFGTQPEVDRAKSYPLIKEVLAQHAHHRVVITGFMAQSECGETVLLGRNGSDYSATVIGALAEVSCVTIWSDVAGVYSADPRVVSDACLLPLLRLDEASELARLAAPVLHSRTLQPVAQSAMDLNLRCSYQPESGSTRIERVLASGRGAKIITSLDEVLLIELAFGAGHDFERAQTEVLNSLKRAQLAPLAFEAQADQSRIRLAYTAEIASGALTELQDLAIEAEIKLKEGYSMLAAVGAGVTKNANHCFGFYQQLKHAPVEFISEAESQLSLAAVLRKSDIQPLVKSVHTQLFQAQKRVAVALCGKGNIGSSWLSLFKEQKSELEKRRGMSFNLVAVIDSQTYWFDEDGIDEQQVLARYEDEAIEYQGDIWLQRLAALQGYDEGVVLDVTASAALAERYVSIAEHGLHLISANKVAGSAPSNDYHAVQDAFSKTGRHWLYNATVGAGLPINHTVRDLRESGDDIVALSGIFSGTLSWLFQQFDGSVPFAELVDLAWQQGLTEPDPRSDLDGSDVMRKLVILARESGLDIEPDAVEVESLVPEELAELSLEGFFEKATLLSEILQERLEKAQREDKVLRYVARLDRQGKARVGIEALSKEHALANLLPCDNIFAIESKWYKDNPLVIRGPGAGREVTAGAIQSDLNLMSSFF
- a CDS encoding O-succinylhomoserine (thiol)-lyase, with product MSNRKPATIAVRTGIESDTQHHAVVPPIYLSTNYGFPAFGEVPTYDYTRSGNPNRGLLETALYELESGKGAVVTNCGTSALNLWVSAFLGPEDTIIAPHDCYGGTYRLFNTRAQKGDFKVNFVDQSDEQAFDAALEQKPKLILLETPSNPLVRVVDIAAVCEKAKKVGALVAVDNTFLTPVYQKPLELGADFVIHSTTKYINGHSDVIGGVVITKTEEHAEELAWWGNCIGATGTPFDSYMTLRGIRTLGARMRVHEESSQQILDFLKPQPLVKVIYHPSLPEHPGHEIAKKQQSGFGSMLSFEFAGSFEQLKYFVGELELFSLAESLGGVESLICHPASMTHRAMGEEALAEAGVSQQLLRLSVGLEDAQDLIDDLAQAFEKASAFKG
- the priA gene encoding primosomal protein N', with protein sequence MRPNVARVALPVPLDKQFDYLVPAHLFPVVGGRVSVPFGPKTLVGIVMQFSHESEFPIDKLKPIKAALDTAPVWSKPLFDLISWCSLYYQHPLGDTLSNALPAALRKGKPAEFAATVEWQITEAGKTQLMSGFGRAVKQAKVMHMLESGPCSHQLFIDSDVSTSVLKTLTEKGWITSIERQTQPTHWPEAICNDPVDLRLNAEQAVAIASVNSQTEFGCYLLEGVTGSGKTEVYLQMIKPILERGQQALVLVPEIGLTPQTINRFRKRFNVPIEVVHSGLNDTERLNAWLSARDKVAGIVIGTRSALLTPFADLGIIIVDEEHDTSYKQQDSLRYHARDVAVMRANKEQIPIILGSATPSIETLQNALAGKYHHLILSQRAGLAVPTTNKVIDVKGQFLEAGLSAPLIAELRRHLEAGNQVMLFLNRRGFSPALMCHECGWTAECHRCDAYYTYHQSSNEIRCHHCGSQRPIVHQCEGCGSHQLVTVGVGTEQLEAQLESLFPEYNTIRIDRDSTRRKGSLEAALNAIKNNEYQILIGTQMLAKGHHFPNVTLVALLDVDGSLYSSDFRASERLAQLFIQVAGRAGRASKPGEVLLQTHHPEHPLLQSLLHKDYRHFAETVIEERKLAQLPPFSFLTLVRAEANNSNDVETFLRQVRYSLEAHPLFDSACMVLGPTPAPIAKRAGKARWQLMLQVPSRPQMQKIITAAKPVIAQLPLAKKVRWSLDIEPQDLS
- the rpmE gene encoding 50S ribosomal protein L31 encodes the protein MKAGIHPEYKAVTATCSCGNTFEFNSTLGKDSIHLDVCDKCHPFYTGKQRIVDTGGRVDRFNKRFGALSSKK